A stretch of the Verrucomicrobiia bacterium genome encodes the following:
- a CDS encoding permease-like cell division protein FtsX produces the protein MIQALLRIIAYGISGFRRNIWLSVIAIITMTMTLLTLTAFALGDRIISKQYQQFSQENIDYAIFLKDSAADTDITQLRTQIDAHTGIVSSEFISKEEARLRFEKLFGDDPELKGVISDENNPLPREITVKFEDPKFIDPFNDFIQEDRFKEIVEKTSYQRNQAVIDNYLRTTGFLKIFGIALSLFFTLVAILVLLNTIRLTIYSRRTEVEVMRFVGATQGYIRGPFIVEGIIFGLISAIIAAMLSWLFLNQLETLIEQSFAAGNVNFITDLFADTLRVGNQSAVSSVLTTLFLLQLGVGLLLGIACSIFAIRRYLKEQ, from the coding sequence ATGATCCAAGCCCTCCTTAGAATTATTGCCTACGGTATTTCTGGTTTCCGCCGGAACATTTGGCTGTCGGTCATTGCTATCATCACCATGACCATGACCCTGCTTACCCTTACGGCGTTTGCCTTAGGTGACAGGATTATTTCCAAGCAGTACCAGCAGTTCAGCCAAGAGAATATTGACTACGCTATCTTCTTGAAAGATTCAGCGGCAGACACCGACATTACTCAGCTCCGTACTCAGATTGATGCCCACACCGGCATTGTTTCCTCCGAGTTCATCAGCAAGGAGGAGGCACGCCTCCGTTTTGAAAAGCTTTTTGGCGATGACCCAGAGCTTAAGGGTGTGATTAGTGACGAAAACAACCCGCTTCCCCGTGAAATTACGGTGAAATTTGAGGACCCTAAGTTCATTGACCCTTTTAACGACTTCATCCAAGAAGACCGGTTCAAGGAAATTGTTGAAAAGACCAGCTACCAGCGGAACCAGGCAGTGATCGACAACTACCTCCGCACCACTGGCTTCCTAAAGATCTTTGGCATTGCCCTCTCCCTCTTCTTTACGCTGGTGGCTATCCTGGTACTGCTCAACACTATCAGGCTTACCATCTACTCCCGCCGCACTGAAGTGGAGGTAATGCGTTTTGTGGGTGCAACCCAGGGATATATCCGTGGCCCGTTCATTGTTGAGGGCATTATCTTTGGGCTCATTAGCGCTATTATTGCCGCTATGCTTTCCTGGCTCTTCCTCAACCAGTTAGAAACGCTTATTGAGCAGAGCTTTGCGGCTGGCAATGTTAACTTTATTACCGACCTATTCGCAGATACCCTCCGGGTCGGCAACCAAAGCGCGGTGAGCAGCGTTCTCACCACCCTCTTCCTTCTCCAATTAGGTGTCGGCTTATTACTAGGCATAGCCTGTAGCATATTTGCTATCCGCCGGTACCTAAAGGAACAATAA
- a CDS encoding peptidoglycan DD-metalloendopeptidase family protein, which produces MQSVRGFSIMLGVVTLILSSFGLPFTQIAKPLSVEAATSPSVSALEKKKKELERLAAQKEAEAKRQAQIKVTAEAKAKEVAGQITVLQGNIQQTQGNIVGTTTEIERKNQEIAQFQSDLSRLETQQGALLRQMYIMRSSMPDSLAVFADQPIADRAKEDSRFSSLKRSVATLFVKTTSAKLAVEQRRDELVKKNNDLNNLKAQQDAQKRGLATYQQTQVALKQNAEAAVVKLEADAQKARQQAAAVESQISAALSAAIRNSAKGIYGSGAGVGQRVSRGDFVGIQGSTGFSTGDHVHFEVRANDVPVNPRPYLNNGTISWPLRNFIVTQEFGRTSFSNVYAGGIHTGIDIAGPSGSPVYAPADGVVILNGCPSSCSSGYGRAWAMQLDNGLVVMSAHLRL; this is translated from the coding sequence ATGCAATCTGTCCGGGGCTTCAGCATCATGCTGGGCGTCGTGACACTCATCCTGAGCAGTTTCGGCCTTCCCTTCACCCAGATAGCAAAACCGCTGTCGGTTGAAGCGGCCACCTCACCGAGTGTTAGTGCGCTAGAGAAAAAGAAGAAAGAACTTGAACGGCTTGCTGCTCAAAAAGAGGCAGAGGCAAAGCGTCAGGCTCAGATTAAGGTTACTGCCGAGGCGAAAGCCAAGGAAGTGGCTGGTCAAATTACTGTACTCCAAGGCAATATCCAGCAGACACAGGGGAACATTGTTGGTACCACCACGGAAATTGAGCGCAAGAATCAAGAGATTGCCCAATTCCAGTCCGACCTGTCCCGGTTGGAAACCCAGCAAGGTGCGCTTCTCCGTCAAATGTACATCATGCGTTCCAGCATGCCGGATTCCCTGGCCGTATTTGCGGACCAGCCTATTGCTGACCGGGCCAAGGAAGATTCACGCTTCTCCTCACTCAAACGGTCTGTGGCCACCCTCTTTGTGAAGACTACGTCAGCCAAGTTGGCAGTAGAGCAGCGGCGGGATGAGTTGGTGAAGAAGAATAACGACCTTAACAACCTTAAGGCCCAGCAAGACGCGCAAAAGCGAGGTTTGGCTACGTACCAGCAGACCCAGGTTGCCCTGAAGCAAAATGCGGAGGCAGCTGTTGTAAAGCTTGAGGCCGACGCGCAAAAAGCACGGCAACAAGCAGCAGCGGTTGAGTCCCAGATTTCCGCGGCATTGAGTGCCGCCATTAGGAATAGTGCTAAGGGAATTTACGGCTCAGGTGCTGGTGTGGGCCAGCGGGTGAGCAGAGGTGATTTTGTCGGCATCCAGGGTTCGACAGGCTTCTCAACTGGCGACCACGTGCACTTTGAGGTCCGCGCTAATGATGTGCCGGTAAACCCCCGCCCATATCTCAACAACGGCACTATCAGCTGGCCGCTTCGTAACTTTATTGTGACGCAGGAATTTGGCCGCACTTCGTTCTCCAATGTCTACGCCGGGGGTATCCACACTGGTATCGATATTGCAGGCCCTTCCGGTTCGCCGGTCTATGCCCCTGCTGATGGCGTAGTAATTTTGAACGGTTGCCCATCAAGCTGCAGTAGTGGGTATGGCCGTGCCTGGGCAATGCAGTTGGACAATGGCTTGGTAGTCATGTCCGCCCACCTTCGCCTTTAA
- a CDS encoding S41 family peptidase, giving the protein MITSPGPVPRRQHSPASRFAAAVLVCALLVAGGVGVGYVLGQRQSVAAGDKADLGTFWKAWGIIDKKFFGDTSTEKRLEGAISGMVAGLGDPYTTYLEPKQNKVFQEDLQGSFGGIGSELSVKSGQLVIMSVLDDTPSSRAGLRANDVIISIDGAETADMSFVDAIDKIRGDEGSTVKLSIGREGEEKALAIDVIRDVIVVKSVITDKLGTNKDIGYIKVNQFGQDTSQAFRQALVDAKDSKGVVIDLRNNPGGYLNASLQMIGMVLPQTPTKDDAVLGRRVGVTEKDKDGDKELPAGRDIILDTMPLVILVNEGSASASEIFAGAMKDYARAKVIGVKTFGKGSVQELQELGNGGSIKVTVAKWYTPLGTGIDGTGIEPDMVVELPEDVTASKDDVQVKKALEILTQK; this is encoded by the coding sequence ATGATTACCTCTCCTGGCCCTGTCCCGCGCCGTCAGCATTCGCCTGCTAGCCGCTTTGCTGCTGCAGTCCTTGTATGCGCCCTGTTAGTGGCAGGCGGCGTAGGGGTTGGGTATGTGTTGGGACAGCGCCAAAGCGTGGCGGCAGGTGACAAGGCTGATCTAGGCACCTTTTGGAAGGCCTGGGGGATCATCGACAAGAAGTTCTTCGGGGACACTTCCACAGAAAAACGCCTCGAGGGAGCAATTTCCGGAATGGTGGCAGGCCTTGGTGACCCGTACACCACCTACCTTGAGCCAAAGCAAAACAAGGTCTTCCAAGAAGACTTGCAGGGAAGTTTTGGCGGCATTGGTTCAGAGCTTTCCGTAAAGAGCGGCCAGCTGGTGATTATGTCTGTGTTGGATGACACCCCCTCTTCCCGGGCGGGCCTTAGGGCAAACGATGTCATCATCTCAATTGATGGTGCCGAAACGGCAGATATGAGTTTTGTTGATGCTATCGACAAGATCCGTGGTGACGAGGGTAGTACGGTAAAGCTCTCCATTGGACGAGAAGGGGAGGAGAAGGCCCTGGCTATCGATGTGATCCGCGACGTGATTGTGGTGAAGAGTGTCATTACGGACAAGTTGGGTACCAACAAAGACATTGGCTACATTAAGGTGAACCAGTTTGGACAAGATACATCCCAGGCGTTCCGCCAAGCTTTGGTAGATGCCAAAGACAGCAAGGGCGTGGTTATCGACCTCCGTAACAACCCAGGCGGATACCTGAATGCATCCCTCCAAATGATTGGTATGGTGTTGCCGCAAACGCCTACAAAGGACGATGCCGTTTTGGGCCGCCGCGTAGGGGTGACTGAGAAAGACAAGGACGGGGACAAGGAGTTGCCAGCTGGCCGGGACATTATCCTGGACACAATGCCCCTAGTTATCCTCGTAAACGAGGGGAGTGCTTCGGCTTCCGAGATCTTTGCCGGTGCTATGAAGGACTATGCCCGCGCAAAGGTGATCGGCGTGAAGACATTTGGCAAGGGCAGCGTTCAAGAGTTACAGGAGCTTGGTAACGGTGGTAGTATTAAGGTAACAGTTGCCAAGTGGTATACACCGCTCGGAACGGGCATCGATGGGACGGGCATTGAGCCAGACATGGTTGTAGAGCTCCCAGAAGATGTGACCGCTTCGAAAGACGATGTGCAGGTAAAGAAGGCACTGGAAATTCTTACCCAAAAGTAG